The Candidatus Nitrosocosmicus franklandus genome contains a region encoding:
- a CDS encoding fructose-1,6-bisphosphatase encodes MKITVSAIKADIGGIGGHTRPSDELVQTVRDFVNKNGKGILIDNYVGYTGDDIHIIMTHTLGVENEQIHKLAWDAFTEGTTVAKEQGLYGAGQDLLKDSFSGNVKGMGPGVAEIEMDERPSEVFCVFAADKTEPGAYNFPFWRMFVDTGSNTGLIINEELAHGVIFRIMDVMTGKIADLKLWNEKPELEAALMYPGRYVVHSILSHQGEQIVSCSTDRLHNIAGTYVGKDDPIAIVRTQKNFPATEEAGSAFNDPHIVAGNTRGSHHMPFMPVALNSPASLNYSIPIVSCLLFSMHNGKLTGPHDGFGTADWDYQRRLASERAMVLRVQGFIHPATLVPDELEYNKGYETRMSKLNDKFK; translated from the coding sequence ATGAAGATCACTGTTTCGGCAATAAAAGCAGATATTGGAGGTATAGGTGGGCATACTAGACCAAGTGATGAGTTGGTACAGACAGTAAGGGATTTTGTAAATAAGAATGGAAAGGGTATACTCATCGATAATTATGTTGGATACACTGGAGACGATATTCATATCATAATGACTCATACATTGGGAGTAGAAAATGAACAAATTCACAAGTTAGCATGGGATGCCTTTACAGAGGGAACCACAGTTGCAAAAGAACAGGGATTATACGGCGCAGGCCAAGATCTTCTAAAAGACTCATTTTCGGGCAACGTGAAGGGCATGGGACCAGGTGTTGCAGAAATAGAGATGGATGAAAGGCCGAGTGAAGTATTTTGTGTTTTTGCAGCAGACAAAACTGAACCTGGTGCTTACAATTTTCCGTTCTGGAGAATGTTTGTGGATACCGGAAGCAACACAGGTTTGATCATTAACGAAGAATTGGCACACGGCGTAATTTTTAGGATTATGGATGTGATGACAGGAAAAATTGCTGACCTAAAACTCTGGAATGAAAAACCAGAATTGGAAGCGGCTTTGATGTATCCTGGAAGATATGTGGTGCATTCTATCTTATCGCATCAAGGCGAACAAATAGTATCGTGTTCTACGGACAGACTTCACAATATTGCTGGAACATATGTGGGAAAAGATGATCCAATAGCTATAGTAAGAACTCAGAAGAATTTTCCCGCAACCGAAGAGGCAGGCAGTGCTTTTAATGACCCCCATATAGTAGCAGGAAATACAAGAGGAAGTCACCATATGCCGTTTATGCCTGTAGCCTTGAATTCACCTGCTAGCCTTAATTATTCGATTCCCATAGTATCGTGTTTGCTTTTTAGTATGCATAATGGGAAATTAACTGGACCCCATGATGGTTTTGGAACTGCTGACTGGGACTATCAGAGAAGATTAGCTTCTGAACGTGCAATGGTACTTAGGGTTCAAGGTTTTATTCATCCCGCAACATTAGTTCCTGATGAGCTGGAATACAACAAAGGATATGAGACTCGAATGTCTAAACTCAATGATAAGTTCAAATGA
- a CDS encoding argininosuccinate synthase, with protein sequence MSKVVLAFSGGLDTSVCVKYLQTLHHLDVITLTVDVGQDDDFEEIAKVSSELGAIDHVYINAKHEFLNDYVVPSIKANALYQQKYPLATAIARPLIARKVVEVAKKHDAIAISHGCTGKGNDQVRFDIAIRSLDPNLNIIAPIRDMNLTRDKELQYAEKNNIRISDVAKKYSIDENLWGRAIEGGSLENIENEPHDDAFKFVQQSNNEAGYITIGFERGRPVSIDGEKLEIDSLINKLNKVAGSHGVGIIDHIEDRVIGIKSREVYEAPAALLLIEAHKDLEKLVLTNQELRFKFHVDDQWAWLAYSGLWLDPLLTDLNAFIDKTQERVTGEIKIKMHSGSYRVVGRKSTFSLYDDDAITYMSSSKFDQRLATGFVTLWGLQSSAANKKIWEYKRQNGKI encoded by the coding sequence ATGAGTAAAGTTGTTCTTGCTTTTTCAGGAGGCCTAGACACTTCCGTATGCGTAAAATATTTGCAGACATTACATCATCTTGACGTAATAACTCTTACTGTTGATGTGGGACAAGATGATGATTTTGAGGAAATTGCCAAGGTTTCTTCTGAGTTAGGTGCTATAGATCATGTTTACATTAATGCGAAACATGAATTTTTGAATGATTATGTGGTCCCATCTATAAAGGCTAATGCATTGTACCAACAAAAATATCCACTTGCAACGGCTATTGCTCGACCATTAATTGCAAGAAAAGTCGTCGAAGTAGCAAAAAAGCATGACGCAATTGCAATTTCTCATGGCTGTACAGGTAAAGGGAACGATCAAGTGAGATTCGATATTGCAATTCGTTCCCTTGATCCTAATTTGAACATAATTGCTCCAATTAGAGATATGAATTTGACAAGGGATAAGGAATTACAGTACGCTGAAAAAAACAATATTAGAATTTCAGACGTCGCAAAAAAGTATAGCATAGACGAAAATCTTTGGGGCCGAGCCATTGAAGGCGGTAGTTTAGAAAATATAGAAAACGAGCCCCATGACGATGCTTTTAAGTTTGTACAACAGAGCAATAATGAGGCAGGTTACATAACCATAGGCTTTGAGAGAGGTAGACCCGTATCCATTGATGGAGAAAAATTGGAAATTGATTCTCTTATAAATAAGCTCAACAAAGTTGCAGGTTCACACGGAGTGGGAATAATCGACCATATAGAAGATAGAGTAATAGGCATCAAGTCGCGTGAGGTATATGAGGCACCGGCAGCATTGCTTTTAATTGAGGCTCATAAGGATTTAGAAAAGCTCGTTTTGACTAATCAAGAGCTTCGATTTAAATTTCATGTGGATGATCAATGGGCATGGTTAGCATATTCTGGTTTGTGGTTAGATCCACTTCTAACGGACTTAAACGCCTTTATTGACAAGACACAAGAGCGTGTTACTGGAGAAATAAAGATTAAAATGCATAGTGGTTCTTATCGTGTGGTGGGGAGAAAATCAACGTTTTCATTATATGACGATGATGCTATAACGTATATGTCAAGTTCAAAATTC